From the Lolium rigidum isolate FL_2022 chromosome 2, APGP_CSIRO_Lrig_0.1, whole genome shotgun sequence genome, one window contains:
- the LOC124693037 gene encoding glutamine--tRNA ligase-like → MVTGVEGEKAPALQLETLLALGLDQRTAENALVNSKVTANLAAVIAEAGISGCDKSVGNLLYAVATKHPNNALVHRPALINYIVSTKIKSPAQLDAALSFLSNVGPEYLDIGKFEEACGVGVVVLIEDIHSTVAEILKENMEAILEQRYHINVGSLCGQVRKKHPWGDAKATKDEIEKRLAEILGPKTEADNVKPVKKKKEKPAKVEEKKVAVATAAPPSEEELNPYTIFPQPAENNKVHTEIFFSDGNIWRAHNTKEILEKHLIETGGKVMTRFPPEPNGYLHIGHAKAMFIDFGLAKERDGHCYLRFDDTNPEAEKKEYIDHIQEIVQWMGWEPYKVTYTSDYFQALYEHAVELIRKGLAYVDHQTGEQIKEYREKKMDSPWRNRPTEESLQLFEDMRRGLIAEGAATLRMKQDMQNDNKNMSDLIAYRIKFTPHPHAGDKWCIYPSYDYAHCMVDSFENITHSLCTLEFDIRRPSYYWLLVALGLYQPHVWEYSRLNISNTVMSKRKLNRLVTEKWVDGWDDPRLLTLAGLRRRGVSATAINSFIRGIGITRSDNSLIRVDRLEYHIREELNKTASRTMVVLHPLKVVITNLEDGKVIDLDGKKWPDAPADDASSYYKVPFSRTVYIEKTDFRLKDSKDYYGLAPGKSALLRYAFPIKCTEVIYGDNSDEIVEIRAEYDPSKTSKPKGVLHWVAEPAPGVEPLKVEIRLFEKLFLSENPAELEDWLGDLNPNSKEIVKGAYAVPSLATAVLGDKFQFERLGYFAVDTESTLEKVVFNRTVTLRDSYGKAGPK, encoded by the exons ATGGTCACCGGAGTAGAAGGGGAGAAGGCCCCAGCCTTGCAGCTGGAGACACTGCTGGCGCTCGGCCTCGACCAGCGCACGGCGGAGAACGCGCTCGTCAACAGCAAAGTCACCGCCAACCTAGCCGCTGTCATAGCTGAG GCTGGTATAAGTGGATGTGACAAGTCTGTTGGAAATCTTCTCTATGCG GTTGCCACTAAACACCCAAACAATGCACTTGTCCATCGACCTGCTCTCATCAACTATATTGTGTCAACGAAG ATAAAGAGCCCTGCACAGCTTGATGCTGCCCTGTCATTTCTTTCTAATGTTGGTCCTGAATATTTGGATATTGGGAAATTTGAAGAAGCCTGTGGTGTAG GTGTGGTTGTTTTGATTGAAGATATTCACTCAACTGTCGCTGAGATTCTAAAGGAGAATATGGAAGCTATACTGGAGCAGCGGTATCACATAAATG TTGGTAGCCTATGCGGACAGGTTAGGAAGAAGCACCCCTGGGGTGATGCTAAGGCGACAAAG GATGAGATTGAGAAGAGGCTTGCAGAGATACTAGGTCCAAAGACGGAAGCTGACAATGTAAAACCAGtgaaaaagaagaaggaaaagcCAGCAAAAGTTGAG GAGAAAAAAGTTGCAGTAGCCACTGCTGCCCCACCATCTGAGGAGGAACTGAATCCATACACTATATTTCCTCAGCCAGCAGAAAACAATAAG GTTCATACAGAAATATTCTTCAGCGATGGGAACATTTGGAGGGCGCATAACACAAAGGAGATCTTAGAGAAACATCTTATTGAAACCGGTGGAAAAGTGATGACCCGTTTCCCACCAGAACCTAATGGATATCTTCATATAGGTCATGCCAAG GCTATGTTTATTGATTTTGGACTGGCTAAAGAGCGCGATGGTCATTGTTACCTTAG GTTTGATGATACAAATCCAGAAGCTGAAAAGAAGGAATATATTGACCACATCCAGGAGATAGTCCAGTGGATGGGGTGGGAGCCCTACAAAGTTACATATACAAGTGATTATTTTCAAGCTTTATACGAGCATGCAGTTGAGTTAATACGGAAAGGACTAGCCTATGTGGATCACCAG ACTGGAGAACAAATCAAGGAATACAGGGAAAAGAAAATGGATAGTCCATGGAGGAATAGGCCCACTGAAGAGTCACTGCAATTATTTGAAGACATGCGACGTGGGTTGATTGCTGAGGGCGCAGCAACTCTCCGAATGAAGCAGGACATGCAGAATGATAACAAAAACATGTCTGACTTAATTGCATATAGAATAAAA TTCACTCCTCATCCACATGCTGGCGACAAATGGTGTATCTATCCAAGCTATGATTATGCTCATTGCATGGTGGACTCATTTGAAAACATTACACACTCA TTGTGCACACTTGAGTTTGACATACGCCGTCCGTCATACTACTGGCTACTTGTTGCCTTGGGCTTGTACCAGCCTCATGTCTGGGAGTATTCAAGGCTGAACATATCAAATACAGTGATGTCTAAGAGAAAG TTAAACCGGCTTGTGACAGAGAAGTGGGTAGATGGGTGGGATGATCCTCGTCTGTTAACTCTGGCAGGACTGCGGCGACGGGGAGTGTCAGCCACTGCAATTAATTCATTTATCCGTGGAATTGGGATAACAAGAAG TGACAATAGCTTGATTCGTGTTGACCGTCTTGAATATCATATCAGAGAAGAACTTAATAAAACAGCTTCCCGAACCATGGTTGTTCTGCATCCTCTAAAG GTTGTAATAACTAACTTGGAGGATGGAAAAGTCATAGACCTTGATGGAAAGAAGTGGCCTGATGCTCCTGCTGATGATGCTTCATCCTACTACAAG GTTCCTTTCTCAAGAACTGTCTACATTGAGAAAACTGATTTTCGTCTTAAGGACTCAAAAGATTACTATGGGCTAGCTCCTGGTAAATCTGCCTTGCTAAG GTATGCATTCCCCATAAAATGCACAGAGGTTATTTATGGTGATAATTCAGATGAAATTGTTGAAATTCGAGCTGAGTATGACCCCTCAAAGACTTCTAAACCTAAG GGCGTTCTGCACTGGGTTGCTGAGCCAGCGCCTGGAGTTGAGCCATTGAAGGTCGAGATAAGATTATTTGAGAAATTATTCCTATCAGAG AATCCTGCCGAATTGGAGGATTGGCTGGGTGACCTCAACCCAAACTCGAAGGAGATTGTAAAGGGCGCCTATGCTGTACCATCACTCGCGACCGCAGTCCTGGGTGACAAGTTCCAGTTTGAGCGGCTTG GCTATTTTGCTGTGGACACGGAGTCGACTCTCGAGAAGGTTGTGTTCAACAGAACTGTTACTCTGCGCGACTCTTATGGGAAGGCTGGACCCAAGTGA